The window AAATGTATAACATATTAAAAACAAATGATTATGAATTATGTAATATTAGAATCAATCATTAAAAGTCTCGTTCCAATAGCAATTGTAGTAGTTCTTCCTATCATAATGGCTTGGCTCTCTTACCGTAACAAACAACACGAAACAGACAAAAGAAGCGAGATTGTTACGGCTATTATTGAAAAGAATCCTGACATTGACGTGCAGGAGTTTCTCGACAAGCTGAACTCTTCAAAGAAATCATACAAAGAGCAACTGATGACAAAAATGCACCAGGAACTACTTTGGGGGACAATCTGTCTTATCGGAGGGGCGGCAACCATATTGGTTATTATAGTTTTGAGCATTTTGCAAAGTTTTGACAAAGGATATATCCCTATAGGCGCCGTATTTGGTGTTGTCCCATTGGCAGTAGGATGCGGGTTGTTAATCGCCTACAACAATGCCAAAAAGACTTTGAATAATTTGAAAGACAACGATTAGGTTATTATGACAAGAGAACAATTCGTCGAACAGGTCGGTCGGGAACAGGCAGCATTACGCCGGTTCCTGACGGCCCTATGCTGCGGCAACAGTGCTGAAGCTGACGATATTGCTCAAGAGGCACTCATCAAAGCCTACCTTCGTAGCAGTCAATATGACGAACGTGGACAGTTCTCGGCTTGGCTAATGAAAATTGCTTATCGTGTCTTCATCGACTCACGTCGCAAACAAAAACACCAACAGGAACTACCCCTTGAGAAGGCTATCACGCTCCAAGGGAACAGTAAGAGTGATGATGCCTTCCGCTATCAAGAACTACACACTGCGTTGGCAACGCTCTCGGAGACAATGCGCACAAGTATCCTGCTTCATTATATGCAGGGTTATCAAATAAAAGAGATTGCAGAGATAACCGAAAACAGTGAGGATGCAATTAAGAAACAACTCTCACGTGGACGGCAAGAACTTAAACATATTTTGGAAAGATGAACGAAGATAAATTCTTGAAAGACTTGCTCTCGGACTATCATCCACAACTGTCGGATGACAAAACGTTCATGCAAAGACTGCAACGACAGATGGAACTCATCGAAGAAGTCAAGGCGTATCAACGTGCGGAGAGGCGAAAGAACAAACTGATGTCGCTTAAACTGCTTGCTGTTGGTATTGTTTTGGGCTGTATTGTGACACTTGCGAGCTTCACATTGCCTACTATCTTCGATAGATATATCAATGGAACTGAATCGGAATTCATCCTTACCTTGCTTCACAACGTTCAGTATATTGGACTGGCAATAGGTGCAGGCTTCGTCACACTCAGCCTATTGTTTACCACGAAATTAGTAAATCTAAAAGACGAAGCACCACTTCAATAGTGGTTTCTTTGGGTTTTGTTGAAGCTGACATAACAGATAACACGATTACAAAAAAGGTAGACCTTTTTGGGCAAAAAGGTCTACCTTTTTTGAAGAAACCGTCAACCTTTTTTGAAGAAATAGTTACCCTCTTCTGAATATATCCAATTGTGAGACTGGAGTAAGTTTGGAGAAATAAAAAAGGAGATGTGCTGTTATAACACATCTCCTCTTTCTTATTTTGTATTTTATGATTATCTAACCTGAATAACCAAGTATTTGCTTGTGCTCCAGAATGTCTGTGGGTCCGTAATACGGAGAACATACTGTCCGTTTGTATCAGTTGTCAGCGTGTAGCTGCTGCTTGGATGAGCAGTCAACAGACGAGCACTCTTGCTGTAAAGCTTGATTTCCTTGTTAACACGGATATCAATCTTTGTGAAGTAACCCTTGTTGAAAGAACCCTGAAGAACCTTACCTCCATCGAGGATACGCTGTGCCTTCAACTCGCTCTTAGTACCGAATACATACCAACCAGTATTCAACTGCTTGTCCTGTGTATTGATAGTCTCAGTCTTCTGGTTGCTCTCTGTCTGGAGATTCTCTTTCTCCTTGGTG is drawn from Prevotella melaninogenica and contains these coding sequences:
- a CDS encoding PTS cellobiose transporter subunit IIC translates to MNEDKFLKDLLSDYHPQLSDDKTFMQRLQRQMELIEEVKAYQRAERRKNKLMSLKLLAVGIVLGCIVTLASFTLPTIFDRYINGTESEFILTLLHNVQYIGLAIGAGFVTLSLLFTTKLVNLKDEAPLQ
- a CDS encoding RNA polymerase sigma factor, with amino-acid sequence MTREQFVEQVGREQAALRRFLTALCCGNSAEADDIAQEALIKAYLRSSQYDERGQFSAWLMKIAYRVFIDSRRKQKHQQELPLEKAITLQGNSKSDDAFRYQELHTALATLSETMRTSILLHYMQGYQIKEIAEITENSEDAIKKQLSRGRQELKHILER